A part of Leptotrichia hongkongensis genomic DNA contains:
- the rpsT gene encoding 30S ribosomal protein S20, producing the protein MAHSKSSKKRVFIGERNAARNQAIRSRTRTFVKKVLAAVEAKNVDEAKSALQVAYKELDKAVTKGVIKKNTASRKKSRLTLKVNSLAN; encoded by the coding sequence ATGGCACACTCAAAATCATCTAAAAAAAGAGTTTTTATTGGTGAAAGAAATGCAGCTAGAAATCAAGCTATCAGAAGCAGAACTAGAACTTTCGTAAAAAAAGTGCTTGCCGCTGTTGAAGCTAAAAATGTCGACGAAGCTAAATCAGCATTACAAGTAGCATATAAAGAATTAGATAAAGCTGTAACAAAAGGTGTTATTAAGAAAAACACTGCATCAAGAAAAAAATCTAGATTAACATTAAAAGTTAATTCATTGGCAAATTAA
- the gpmI gene encoding 2,3-bisphosphoglycerate-independent phosphoglycerate mutase: MKKRPVVLIILDGWGMNHHDNEVDGVKLAHPVNFNKYLKEYPHTELRADGEFVGLPEGQFGNSEVGHTNIGAGRVVYQMLPKISKAIKEGTILENKVLSDIMETTKANGKALHITGLTSDGGVHCHIDHLIGLVDMAKKKGLTEVYVHAIMDGRDTAPESGVEYLAQLQKALDELGVGKIATVVGRYYAMDRDNNWDRVELAYNALTSGEGNLAATADEAIRNSYAEGITDKFVKPVKIGSKDNGLIKDGDGVIFANFRPDRARQLTRTFVDPEFNGFTRKVYPKVNFATMAQYDATFSSPVAFPPEIIINGFGEVVSKAGLIQVRTAETEKYAHVTFFFNGGKEEPYPGEIRLLSDSPKVATYDLQPEMSAYEVKENLIKELNTGKVDTVVLNFANPDMVGHTGNVDAVIQACQAVDNCTGQIVRKVLELDGAVLITADHGNADLLVNPETKEPHTAHTVNPVPFIFITNDMKDAKLRTDGKLADITPTMLDLLGLEKPAEMDGSTLIIK, from the coding sequence ATGAAAAAAAGACCAGTAGTTTTAATAATTTTGGATGGATGGGGGATGAATCATCATGATAATGAAGTTGATGGAGTAAAATTGGCTCATCCAGTTAATTTTAACAAATATCTTAAAGAATACCCTCATACTGAATTGAGAGCAGATGGAGAATTTGTTGGGCTGCCTGAAGGACAGTTTGGAAATTCTGAAGTTGGACATACAAATATTGGTGCTGGAAGAGTTGTTTACCAAATGTTGCCAAAAATCTCAAAAGCTATTAAAGAAGGTACAATTTTAGAAAATAAAGTGTTATCAGATATTATGGAAACTACAAAAGCTAATGGAAAAGCTTTACATATTACAGGATTAACTTCTGATGGTGGAGTTCACTGTCACATTGACCACTTGATTGGATTAGTTGATATGGCTAAGAAAAAAGGGCTTACAGAAGTTTATGTTCATGCGATTATGGATGGAAGAGATACTGCTCCTGAAAGTGGAGTGGAATACTTGGCTCAATTGCAAAAAGCATTGGATGAACTTGGTGTAGGAAAAATTGCTACAGTTGTAGGAAGATATTATGCAATGGATAGAGATAATAACTGGGACAGAGTGGAACTTGCCTACAATGCCCTAACTTCTGGAGAAGGAAACTTGGCAGCTACTGCTGATGAGGCAATCAGAAATTCTTATGCAGAAGGAATTACAGACAAATTTGTAAAACCTGTTAAAATTGGTTCAAAAGACAATGGATTAATTAAAGATGGAGATGGTGTGATTTTCGCAAACTTTAGACCTGATAGAGCTAGACAATTAACTAGAACATTTGTTGACCCTGAATTTAATGGATTTACAAGAAAAGTTTATCCTAAAGTAAACTTTGCTACAATGGCTCAATATGATGCGACATTCAGTTCACCAGTGGCATTCCCGCCTGAAATAATTATAAATGGATTTGGGGAAGTGGTATCAAAAGCTGGATTAATTCAAGTAAGAACAGCAGAAACTGAAAAATATGCACACGTTACATTCTTCTTCAATGGTGGAAAAGAGGAGCCGTATCCAGGGGAAATCAGATTATTGTCTGATTCACCAAAAGTTGCAACTTATGATTTACAGCCTGAAATGAGCGCTTATGAAGTTAAAGAAAACCTAATTAAAGAATTAAATACTGGAAAAGTTGACACAGTTGTATTAAACTTTGCAAATCCTGACATGGTTGGGCATACAGGAAATGTTGACGCTGTTATTCAAGCTTGTCAAGCAGTAGACAACTGTACAGGACAAATTGTAAGAAAAGTATTGGAACTTGATGGTGCAGTATTAATTACAGCAGATCACGGAAATGCTGACTTATTAGTAAATCCTGAAACTAAAGAGCCTCATACAGCACACACTGTAAATCCAGTTCCATTCATTTTCATTACAAATGATATGAAAGATGCAAAATTGAGAACAGATGGAAAACTGGCTGATATTACTCCAACAATGCTTGATTTATTAGGATTAGAAAAACCAGCTGAAATGGATGGAAGTACATTAATTATAAAATAA